In Cyclopterus lumpus isolate fCycLum1 chromosome 17, fCycLum1.pri, whole genome shotgun sequence, a genomic segment contains:
- the arhgap21b gene encoding rho GTPase-activating protein 21-B isoform X3, with amino-acid sequence MMASRWVHSCEDDERQQARSSFCENESPEWRSSTESPAAQYPTEEEPFSWPRPKTVRLRRTSQGFGFTLRHFIVYPPESTTHCFPEEDHGHRGRQRNRLEPMDTIFVKQVKEGGPGHGAGLCTGDRIVKVNGASIIGKAYCEVISLIQDSGDFLELCVMPKDEDILQLAYSQDAYLRCRSSYSGNARHIPDPPPVCYPRVDCKPPGMAQATDAAGQVCRGPTAPPDHGYRKEITVPPSPPPPQSYPKSQMAVCIRNDSVRTVVVPPDSAQIGRMGPTRRIDYMDPVFVRGRPGSLAQYPQPRKADGYPSGPGMVPYGGQAPHYPGNNQNIDWRTYQTYREYIDNKGIHSHGSRTIQERLDNLRASSQTAFGATHHIPRGDWGPKGIRRRSTSHERSYQGPPPHFQIAPRSASQDRERMGHTRNWPPRSVSQDGLMHKARAHSTDYVDPVALPRPEERRGGYVRADQGTRPSRQSVPRHAMLHRPSAGYSGAMRGATNPSLYSKGPDSLQSRSSPMLLDRHSHYVKSTSAEHSLIDQRVAVKGKHATHTIQQGQSRLRAEIMQAVEAGIDTALLEHRSSSCSTPKRMPQRPSILKPAHADSQSQVNGRNPSESGVILREKPPPGKNPSPLRHHSYILAVNDDGPDSTADVAACWLPNDARREIRMRRLGEQCHTSCSSNLDESLDSIPFIDEPISPSVDRDAPPIPPSAVISVAPSITTGPSSPGSPCPPIRRQLSHDQESLRSALLESDAASKTERSKSYDEGLDNYQEEGRRRSSSKNLPSLRGLRKALDGHKSSGDSGSRRDSSSDIYANSSKEGLLNLRQLGTDKNKRVSGGMRSWKLMYAVLQGHTLSLYKDRKDALSHASTPSDEDPLRISITACLVDISYSDTRRKNVLRLTTSDCEYLFQAEGREDMLSWIRVIQENSNPDEENAAVTSQDLISRKIKEYNMMSSPSSRSEPSPKASRQSLSIKQAFLGGKTEDDSSPPRDRAAWKIGIAGIMRKPFEKKTPAGVTFGVRLDDCPPAQTNRFVPLIVDVCCKVVEERGLDYKGIYRVPGNNAAISSMQEDLNSKGMTDIDIEDDKWRDLNVISSLLKSFFRKLPEPLFTNEKYADFIEANRTEDSVERLKELKRLIQELPDHHFETLKFLCAHLKKVSENCEKNKMEPRNLAIVFGPTLVRTSEDNMTNMVNHMPDQCKIVEHLIQQYDWFFTDDGDEDPVTTAEQDSTVQSQPVPNIDHLLSNIGRTTASPGEVSDSACSDSSKSKQGLWGSGKDQCSKEMLRSSFFASRKRKKPKDKAHPSSSDDDLDAVFSRKELTEESKQQPMWSPGSRTEDEGETDDTSEKDEHMKSLEEKPEKPKRKESLSCSLISQSSPPPEHIPCALQSGSLYTSPVHSPDLGYRVPMAHQSSLSDPPSNYDDTVSDLGTMNSTSSQASVPRVRLGKAVALGPEACPSGPGAEVCSITSDYSTTSSMTFLTGAELSTLSPEVQSVAESRGGDDADDERSELISEGRPMETDSESDLSVFTVRKTDQRELQEAPRPLPSYRLIECDTLSRKKAAQQKTVSESSLDGAWSDKGSNRLSCVLASAEGCSTGSLSSSSRSELDKAEPAWKLKITDRLKVRLRMSVDDMFGVGSQRSSPEGRSKKKNIRRRHTMGGQRDFAELSVLGDWSQHVGIGSGSRSELSAVDQLKPKCSSQDFSIRDWIVRERHRTSNPEVSVDLSEQQGGLCGANSQSLGASAASDLPHRSADVLNGDVPQSKDLSLSATAHPHKLTNSQVVHSRFYQYL; translated from the exons GGAGGCAACGGAATAGGCTTGAACCAATGGACACCATTTTCGTGAAGCAAGTCAAGGAAGGAGGCCCCGGCCACGGAGCTGGGCTTTGCACAG GTGATCGAATAGTGAAGGTGAATGGAGCAAGCATCATTGGGAAAGCCTATTGTGAGGTTATATCCTTGATCCAAGACAG TGGTGACTTTCTAGAACTTTGTGTGATGCCAAAAGATGAGGATATACTGCAACTG GCCTACTCCCAGGATGCTTACCTCCGTTGCCGCAGCAGCTACAGTGGAAATGCCCGTCACATTCCTGATCCACCCCCAGTATGCTACCCCAGAGTAGACTGTAAGCCTCCGGGCATGGCCCAGGCGACAGACGCAGCAGGGCAGGTCTGCCGTGGGCCAACGGCACCTCCCGATCATGGGTACCGCAAGGAGATCACAGTgcccccatcccctcctcctcctcaatcaTATCCAAAAAGCCAGATGGCGGTGTGCATACGCAATGACAGCGTGCGGACTGTGGTGGTTCCTCCTGACTCAGCCCAAATCGGGCGCATGGGTCCAACACGTAGGATAGATTATATGGACCCCGTCTTTGTCAGAGGAAGGCCTGGGTCACTGGCCCAGTATCCTCAACCTCGAAAGGCTGATGGCTATCCCAGTGGTCCAGGAATGGTCCCATATGGAGGTCAGGCACCTCACTACCCAGGCAACAATCAAAACATTGATTGGCGCACTTATCAAACGTACAGGGAGTACATTGACAACAAAGGAATCCATTCCCATGGTAGTCGGACTATCCAGGAGAGACTGGACAATTTGCGAGCATCCAGTCAGACCGCATTTGGCGCTACTCATCACATTCCCCGCGGAGACTGGGGCCCAAAGGGGATACGACGGAGGAGTACTTCCCATGAACGATCATACCAAGGACCTCCACCCCACTTTCAGATTGCCCCACGCAGTGCTTCGCAGGACCGTGAGAGAATGGGCCATACCAGGAACTGGCCTCCTCGAAGTGTGTCGCAAGATGGCCTGATGCACAAAGCGAGGGCACACTCAACAGATTATGTTGACCCTGTAGCGTTGCCTCGGcccgaggagaggagaggagggtacGTAAGGGCAGACCAAGGTACGAGGCCCAGCAGACAGTCTGTCCCCAGACACGCCATGCTCCACAGACCTTCTGCTGGATACAGCGGTGCCATGAGGGGGGCAACCAACCCTTCTCTTTACTCTAAAGGACCAGATTCTCTTCAGTCCCGCTCCTCACCCATGCTCTTAGACAGACACTCACATTATGTAAAGAGCACAAGTGCTGAACATTCTCTTATTGACCAAAGAGTTGCAGTCAAAGGAAAACATGCAACTCACACTATCCAACAAGGCCAGAGCAGGCTCAGGGCTGAAATCATGCAGGCTGTTGAGGCAGGTATAGATACAGCATTGTTAGAACACAGGTCTTCTTCATGCTCCACCCCAAAACGCATGCCTCAGAGGCCTAGCATCCTCAAACCAGCCCATGCAGACTCGCAGAGTCAGGTAAATGGGCGAAACCCCTCGGAGAGTGGTGTCATCCTCAGGGAGAAACCCCCTCCTGGAAAGAACCCCAGCCCTCTGCGGCATCACTCCTACATCCTGGCTGTAAACGATGACGGACCAGATTCCACAGCAGATGTAGCAGCATGCTGGCTTCCCAACGATGCACGTCGAGAGATACGCATGCGCCGCCTTGGGGAACAATGCCACACCTCCTGCTCCAGCAACCTGGATGAGTCTCTGGACTCCATTCCATTCATCG ATGAGCCAATCAGCCCCAGTGTGGACCGGGATGCCCCTCCTATTCCGCCCTCAGCTGTGATATCTGTTGCACCATCCATAACTACAGGTCCTTCCAGCCCAGGCTCACCATGCCCTCCCATTCGTCGTCAGCTGTCCCATGACCAAG AGTCCCTTAGAAGTGCTTTGCTGGAGTCTGATGCAGCCAGCAAAACAGAGCGGTCCAAATCTTACGATGAGGGTCTGGATAACTAccaggaggagggaagaag gAGGTCTTCCAGTAAAAATTTGCCCAGTCTCAGGGgcctgaggaag GCTCTGGATGGACATAAATCTTCTGGAGATTCTGGATCTCGAAGGGATTCTTCTTCTGATATCTATGCCAATTCTTCCAAAGAAGGGTTGCTCAATTTGAGGCAACTTGGTACAGATAAAAATAAG CGTGTTAGTGGAGGAATGAGATCATGGAAACTGATGTATGCTGTTTTACAAGGTCACACTCTAAGCCTCTACAAAGACAGGAAGGATGCACTGTCACATGCATCGACGCCATCTGACGAGGACCCGCTGCGAATCAGCATCACGGCCTGTCTGGTTGACATCTCCTATAGCGACACAAGACGCAAGAACGTGCTGCGACTCACCACCTCAGATTGCGAGTATTTGTTCCAGGCAGAAGGGAGGGAAGACATGCTGTCTTGGATCAGGGTCATTCAGGAAAACAGTAACCCAGATGAAGAG AATGCTGCTGTAACAAGTCAGGACTTGATCAGTCGAAAGATCAAGGAATACAACATGATGAG TTCGCCCAGCAGCAGGTCTGAACCGTCCCCCAAAGCTTCCCGTCAATCCCTCAGCATCAAACAAGCCTTCCTGGGAGGTAAAACAGAAG ATGACTCCAGCCCACCACGGGACCGAGCTGCTTGGAAAATTGGCATTGCAGGGATCATGAGGAAGCCGTTCGAAAAAAAGACTCCAGCTGGGGTCACGTTCGGGGTGCGGCTGGACGACTGTCCACCTGCACAAACCAACCGG TTTGTTCCTCTGATCGTGGATGTGTGCTGTAaggtggtggaggagagaggcctGGACTACAAGGGAATCTACAGAGTGCCTGGCAACAACGCTGCCATCTCCAGCATGCAGGAGGACCTCAACAGCAAAGGCATGACTGACATCGACATCGAGGACGAC AAATGGCGAGACCTCAATGTCATCAGTAGTTTACTTAAGTCCTTTTTCCGAAAACTTCCAGAACCGCTGTTTACAAATG AAAAGTATGCAGATTTTATTGAAGCCAACCGAACAGAAGACTCGGTGGAGAGATTAAAGGAGCTTAAGAGGCTG ATACAAGAATTACCTGATCATCACTTTGAAACTCTGAAGTTCCTTTGTGCTCACCTCAAGAAGGTTTCTGAAAACTGTGAAAAGAACAAG ATGGAGCCTCGTAACCTGGCGATTGTGTTTGGTCCTACGCTGGTCCGAACCTCTGAGGACAACATGACCAACATGGTCAATCACATGCCAGACCAGTGCAAGATAGTCGAGCACCTTATCCAGCAATATGACTGGTTCTTCACTGACGACGGGGATGAAGACCCTGTT ACCACAGCTGAGCAGGACAGCACAGTGCAGTCTCAGCCTGTGCCCAATATCGACCACCTACTCTCCAACATTGGGCGGACCACAGCTTCACCGGGCGAAGTCTCAG ATTCAGCATGTAGTGACTCCTCCAAATCAAAG CAGGGCTTGTGGGGGTCAGGGAAGGATCAGTGTAGCAAAGAGATGCTGCGCTCCTCCTTCTTCGCTAGTCGCAAACGCAAGAAGCCCAAGGACAAAGCTCATCCGAGCAGTTCAGACGACGACCTGGACGCTGTGTTCTCCAGGAAAGAGCTCACTGAGGAGAGCAAGCAGCAGCCTATGTGGTCCCCGGGCAGCCGGACCGAGGACGAGGGGGAGACGGATGACACCAGCGAGAAAGACGAGCACATGAAGAGCTTGGAGGAAAAACCTGAGAAACCCAAGAGGAAAGAGTCTCTCTCGTGCAGCCTGATATCGCAGTCCTCTCCGCCTCCAGAACACATTCCCTGCGCCCTTCAAAGTGGCTCCCTGTACACCTCGCCCGTCCATTCCCCGGACCTCGGCTACCGCGTGCCGATGGCccaccagtcctctctgtcggACCCGCCTTCCAACTACGATGACACGGTGTCTGACCTCGGTACGATGAACAGCACCAGCTCCCAGGCGTCGGTGCCCAGAGTGAGGCTAGGCAAGGCTGTGGCACTGGGTCCAGAAGCTTGCCCCAGCGGGCCGGGAGCGGAGGTTTGCTCCATCACCTCCGACtactccaccacctcctccatgaCGTTCCTGACGGGAGCTGAACTCAGCACCCTCAGCCCCGAAGTGCAGTCTGTGGCGGAGAGCCGGGGCGGAGACGACGCAGACGACGAGAGGAGTGAGCTCATCAGCGAGGGACGGCCGATGGAGACGGACAGCGAGAGCGACCTGTCGGTGTTCACGGTCAGGAAAACGGATCAGCGAGAACTGCAAGAAGCTCCTCGACCCCTCCCCTCCTACAGACTTATCGAGTGCGATACCCTCTCCAGGAAGAAAGCTGCTCAACAGAAAACCGTCAGCGAGTCTTCACTGGACGGAGCGTGGAGCGATAAAGGTTCCAACAGACTGTCGTGTGTGCTGGCGTCAGCCGAAGGTTGCTCCACAGGCAGCCTCAGCTCCTCGTCTCGCAGCGAATTAGACAAGGCGGAGCCCGCATGGAAGCTCAAGATCACCGACAGACTGAAGGTGCGTCTGCGAATGTCCGTCGATGACATGTTTGGCGTGGGCAGCCAGAGGAGCTCCCCCGAGGGCCgcagcaagaagaagaacatcaGACGCAGGCACACCATGGGCGGCCAGAGGGACTTTGCCGAGTTGTCCGTTTTGGGAGACTGGTCGCAGCATGTCGGCATCGGCTCAGGCTCTCGGTCGGAGCTGTCGGCTGTGGACCAGCTGAAGCCAAAGTGCAGCTCTCAAGACTTTTCCATTCGGGACTGGATTGTCCGCGAGCGCCACCGCACCAGCAATCCGGAGGTCAGCGTGGACCTCTCTGAACAGCAGGGGGGGCTGTGTGGCGCAAACTCCCAGAGCCTCGGAGCCTCGGCCGCTTCCGACCTCCCACATCGCTCAGCCGATGTGTTGAACGGAGACGTCCCCCAGAGTAAAGACCTGAGCCTGTCGGCCACCGCTCACCCTCATAAACTCACTAATTCCCAGGTGGTGCATTCGCGCTTCTACCAGTACCTGTGA
- the arhgap21b gene encoding rho GTPase-activating protein 21-B isoform X2 — MMASRWVHSCEDDERQQARSSFCENESPEWRSSTESPAAQYPTEEEPFSWPRPKTVRLRRTSQGFGFTLRHFIVYPPESTTHCFPVNEEDHGHRGRQRNRLEPMDTIFVKQVKEGGPGHGAGLCTGDRIVKVNGASIIGKAYCEVISLIQDSGDFLELCVMPKDEDILQLAYSQDAYLRCRSSYSGNARHIPDPPPVCYPRVDCKPPGMAQATDAAGQVCRGPTAPPDHGYRKEITVPPSPPPPQSYPKSQMAVCIRNDSVRTVVVPPDSAQIGRMGPTRRIDYMDPVFVRGRPGSLAQYPQPRKADGYPSGPGMVPYGGQAPHYPGNNQNIDWRTYQTYREYIDNKGIHSHGSRTIQERLDNLRASSQTAFGATHHIPRGDWGPKGIRRRSTSHERSYQGPPPHFQIAPRSASQDRERMGHTRNWPPRSVSQDGLMHKARAHSTDYVDPVALPRPEERRGGYVRADQGTRPSRQSVPRHAMLHRPSAGYSGAMRGATNPSLYSKGPDSLQSRSSPMLLDRHSHYVKSTSAEHSLIDQRVAVKGKHATHTIQQGQSRLRAEIMQAVEAGIDTALLEHRSSSCSTPKRMPQRPSILKPAHADSQSQVNGRNPSESGVILREKPPPGKNPSPLRHHSYILAVNDDGPDSTADVAACWLPNDARREIRMRRLGEQCHTSCSSNLDESLDSIPFIDEPISPSVDRDAPPIPPSAVISVAPSITTGPSSPGSPCPPIRRQLSHDQESLRSALLESDAASKTERSKSYDEGLDNYQEEGRRRSSSKNLPSLRGLRKALDGHKSSGDSGSRRDSSSDIYANSSKEGLLNLRQLGTDKNKRVSGGMRSWKLMYAVLQGHTLSLYKDRKDALSHASTPSDEDPLRISITACLVDISYSDTRRKNVLRLTTSDCEYLFQAEGREDMLSWIRVIQENSNPDEENAAVTSQDLISRKIKEYNMMSSPSSRSEPSPKASRQSLSIKQAFLGGKTEDDSSPPRDRAAWKIGIAGIMRKPFEKKTPAGVTFGVRLDDCPPAQTNRFVPLIVDVCCKVVEERGLDYKGIYRVPGNNAAISSMQEDLNSKGMTDIDIEDDKWRDLNVISSLLKSFFRKLPEPLFTNEKYADFIEANRTEDSVERLKELKRLIQELPDHHFETLKFLCAHLKKVSENCEKNKMEPRNLAIVFGPTLVRTSEDNMTNMVNHMPDQCKIVEHLIQQYDWFFTDDGDEDPVTTAEQDSTVQSQPVPNIDHLLSNIGRTTASPGEVSDSACSDSSKSKGLWGSGKDQCSKEMLRSSFFASRKRKKPKDKAHPSSSDDDLDAVFSRKELTEESKQQPMWSPGSRTEDEGETDDTSEKDEHMKSLEEKPEKPKRKESLSCSLISQSSPPPEHIPCALQSGSLYTSPVHSPDLGYRVPMAHQSSLSDPPSNYDDTVSDLGTMNSTSSQASVPRVRLGKAVALGPEACPSGPGAEVCSITSDYSTTSSMTFLTGAELSTLSPEVQSVAESRGGDDADDERSELISEGRPMETDSESDLSVFTVRKTDQRELQEAPRPLPSYRLIECDTLSRKKAAQQKTVSESSLDGAWSDKGSNRLSCVLASAEGCSTGSLSSSSRSELDKAEPAWKLKITDRLKVRLRMSVDDMFGVGSQRSSPEGRSKKKNIRRRHTMGGQRDFAELSVLGDWSQHVGIGSGSRSELSAVDQLKPKCSSQDFSIRDWIVRERHRTSNPEVSVDLSEQQGGLCGANSQSLGASAASDLPHRSADVLNGDVPQSKDLSLSATAHPHKLTNSQVVHSRFYQYL; from the exons GGAGGCAACGGAATAGGCTTGAACCAATGGACACCATTTTCGTGAAGCAAGTCAAGGAAGGAGGCCCCGGCCACGGAGCTGGGCTTTGCACAG GTGATCGAATAGTGAAGGTGAATGGAGCAAGCATCATTGGGAAAGCCTATTGTGAGGTTATATCCTTGATCCAAGACAG TGGTGACTTTCTAGAACTTTGTGTGATGCCAAAAGATGAGGATATACTGCAACTG GCCTACTCCCAGGATGCTTACCTCCGTTGCCGCAGCAGCTACAGTGGAAATGCCCGTCACATTCCTGATCCACCCCCAGTATGCTACCCCAGAGTAGACTGTAAGCCTCCGGGCATGGCCCAGGCGACAGACGCAGCAGGGCAGGTCTGCCGTGGGCCAACGGCACCTCCCGATCATGGGTACCGCAAGGAGATCACAGTgcccccatcccctcctcctcctcaatcaTATCCAAAAAGCCAGATGGCGGTGTGCATACGCAATGACAGCGTGCGGACTGTGGTGGTTCCTCCTGACTCAGCCCAAATCGGGCGCATGGGTCCAACACGTAGGATAGATTATATGGACCCCGTCTTTGTCAGAGGAAGGCCTGGGTCACTGGCCCAGTATCCTCAACCTCGAAAGGCTGATGGCTATCCCAGTGGTCCAGGAATGGTCCCATATGGAGGTCAGGCACCTCACTACCCAGGCAACAATCAAAACATTGATTGGCGCACTTATCAAACGTACAGGGAGTACATTGACAACAAAGGAATCCATTCCCATGGTAGTCGGACTATCCAGGAGAGACTGGACAATTTGCGAGCATCCAGTCAGACCGCATTTGGCGCTACTCATCACATTCCCCGCGGAGACTGGGGCCCAAAGGGGATACGACGGAGGAGTACTTCCCATGAACGATCATACCAAGGACCTCCACCCCACTTTCAGATTGCCCCACGCAGTGCTTCGCAGGACCGTGAGAGAATGGGCCATACCAGGAACTGGCCTCCTCGAAGTGTGTCGCAAGATGGCCTGATGCACAAAGCGAGGGCACACTCAACAGATTATGTTGACCCTGTAGCGTTGCCTCGGcccgaggagaggagaggagggtacGTAAGGGCAGACCAAGGTACGAGGCCCAGCAGACAGTCTGTCCCCAGACACGCCATGCTCCACAGACCTTCTGCTGGATACAGCGGTGCCATGAGGGGGGCAACCAACCCTTCTCTTTACTCTAAAGGACCAGATTCTCTTCAGTCCCGCTCCTCACCCATGCTCTTAGACAGACACTCACATTATGTAAAGAGCACAAGTGCTGAACATTCTCTTATTGACCAAAGAGTTGCAGTCAAAGGAAAACATGCAACTCACACTATCCAACAAGGCCAGAGCAGGCTCAGGGCTGAAATCATGCAGGCTGTTGAGGCAGGTATAGATACAGCATTGTTAGAACACAGGTCTTCTTCATGCTCCACCCCAAAACGCATGCCTCAGAGGCCTAGCATCCTCAAACCAGCCCATGCAGACTCGCAGAGTCAGGTAAATGGGCGAAACCCCTCGGAGAGTGGTGTCATCCTCAGGGAGAAACCCCCTCCTGGAAAGAACCCCAGCCCTCTGCGGCATCACTCCTACATCCTGGCTGTAAACGATGACGGACCAGATTCCACAGCAGATGTAGCAGCATGCTGGCTTCCCAACGATGCACGTCGAGAGATACGCATGCGCCGCCTTGGGGAACAATGCCACACCTCCTGCTCCAGCAACCTGGATGAGTCTCTGGACTCCATTCCATTCATCG ATGAGCCAATCAGCCCCAGTGTGGACCGGGATGCCCCTCCTATTCCGCCCTCAGCTGTGATATCTGTTGCACCATCCATAACTACAGGTCCTTCCAGCCCAGGCTCACCATGCCCTCCCATTCGTCGTCAGCTGTCCCATGACCAAG AGTCCCTTAGAAGTGCTTTGCTGGAGTCTGATGCAGCCAGCAAAACAGAGCGGTCCAAATCTTACGATGAGGGTCTGGATAACTAccaggaggagggaagaag gAGGTCTTCCAGTAAAAATTTGCCCAGTCTCAGGGgcctgaggaag GCTCTGGATGGACATAAATCTTCTGGAGATTCTGGATCTCGAAGGGATTCTTCTTCTGATATCTATGCCAATTCTTCCAAAGAAGGGTTGCTCAATTTGAGGCAACTTGGTACAGATAAAAATAAG CGTGTTAGTGGAGGAATGAGATCATGGAAACTGATGTATGCTGTTTTACAAGGTCACACTCTAAGCCTCTACAAAGACAGGAAGGATGCACTGTCACATGCATCGACGCCATCTGACGAGGACCCGCTGCGAATCAGCATCACGGCCTGTCTGGTTGACATCTCCTATAGCGACACAAGACGCAAGAACGTGCTGCGACTCACCACCTCAGATTGCGAGTATTTGTTCCAGGCAGAAGGGAGGGAAGACATGCTGTCTTGGATCAGGGTCATTCAGGAAAACAGTAACCCAGATGAAGAG AATGCTGCTGTAACAAGTCAGGACTTGATCAGTCGAAAGATCAAGGAATACAACATGATGAG TTCGCCCAGCAGCAGGTCTGAACCGTCCCCCAAAGCTTCCCGTCAATCCCTCAGCATCAAACAAGCCTTCCTGGGAGGTAAAACAGAAG ATGACTCCAGCCCACCACGGGACCGAGCTGCTTGGAAAATTGGCATTGCAGGGATCATGAGGAAGCCGTTCGAAAAAAAGACTCCAGCTGGGGTCACGTTCGGGGTGCGGCTGGACGACTGTCCACCTGCACAAACCAACCGG TTTGTTCCTCTGATCGTGGATGTGTGCTGTAaggtggtggaggagagaggcctGGACTACAAGGGAATCTACAGAGTGCCTGGCAACAACGCTGCCATCTCCAGCATGCAGGAGGACCTCAACAGCAAAGGCATGACTGACATCGACATCGAGGACGAC AAATGGCGAGACCTCAATGTCATCAGTAGTTTACTTAAGTCCTTTTTCCGAAAACTTCCAGAACCGCTGTTTACAAATG AAAAGTATGCAGATTTTATTGAAGCCAACCGAACAGAAGACTCGGTGGAGAGATTAAAGGAGCTTAAGAGGCTG ATACAAGAATTACCTGATCATCACTTTGAAACTCTGAAGTTCCTTTGTGCTCACCTCAAGAAGGTTTCTGAAAACTGTGAAAAGAACAAG ATGGAGCCTCGTAACCTGGCGATTGTGTTTGGTCCTACGCTGGTCCGAACCTCTGAGGACAACATGACCAACATGGTCAATCACATGCCAGACCAGTGCAAGATAGTCGAGCACCTTATCCAGCAATATGACTGGTTCTTCACTGACGACGGGGATGAAGACCCTGTT ACCACAGCTGAGCAGGACAGCACAGTGCAGTCTCAGCCTGTGCCCAATATCGACCACCTACTCTCCAACATTGGGCGGACCACAGCTTCACCGGGCGAAGTCTCAG ATTCAGCATGTAGTGACTCCTCCAAATCAAAG GGCTTGTGGGGGTCAGGGAAGGATCAGTGTAGCAAAGAGATGCTGCGCTCCTCCTTCTTCGCTAGTCGCAAACGCAAGAAGCCCAAGGACAAAGCTCATCCGAGCAGTTCAGACGACGACCTGGACGCTGTGTTCTCCAGGAAAGAGCTCACTGAGGAGAGCAAGCAGCAGCCTATGTGGTCCCCGGGCAGCCGGACCGAGGACGAGGGGGAGACGGATGACACCAGCGAGAAAGACGAGCACATGAAGAGCTTGGAGGAAAAACCTGAGAAACCCAAGAGGAAAGAGTCTCTCTCGTGCAGCCTGATATCGCAGTCCTCTCCGCCTCCAGAACACATTCCCTGCGCCCTTCAAAGTGGCTCCCTGTACACCTCGCCCGTCCATTCCCCGGACCTCGGCTACCGCGTGCCGATGGCccaccagtcctctctgtcggACCCGCCTTCCAACTACGATGACACGGTGTCTGACCTCGGTACGATGAACAGCACCAGCTCCCAGGCGTCGGTGCCCAGAGTGAGGCTAGGCAAGGCTGTGGCACTGGGTCCAGAAGCTTGCCCCAGCGGGCCGGGAGCGGAGGTTTGCTCCATCACCTCCGACtactccaccacctcctccatgaCGTTCCTGACGGGAGCTGAACTCAGCACCCTCAGCCCCGAAGTGCAGTCTGTGGCGGAGAGCCGGGGCGGAGACGACGCAGACGACGAGAGGAGTGAGCTCATCAGCGAGGGACGGCCGATGGAGACGGACAGCGAGAGCGACCTGTCGGTGTTCACGGTCAGGAAAACGGATCAGCGAGAACTGCAAGAAGCTCCTCGACCCCTCCCCTCCTACAGACTTATCGAGTGCGATACCCTCTCCAGGAAGAAAGCTGCTCAACAGAAAACCGTCAGCGAGTCTTCACTGGACGGAGCGTGGAGCGATAAAGGTTCCAACAGACTGTCGTGTGTGCTGGCGTCAGCCGAAGGTTGCTCCACAGGCAGCCTCAGCTCCTCGTCTCGCAGCGAATTAGACAAGGCGGAGCCCGCATGGAAGCTCAAGATCACCGACAGACTGAAGGTGCGTCTGCGAATGTCCGTCGATGACATGTTTGGCGTGGGCAGCCAGAGGAGCTCCCCCGAGGGCCgcagcaagaagaagaacatcaGACGCAGGCACACCATGGGCGGCCAGAGGGACTTTGCCGAGTTGTCCGTTTTGGGAGACTGGTCGCAGCATGTCGGCATCGGCTCAGGCTCTCGGTCGGAGCTGTCGGCTGTGGACCAGCTGAAGCCAAAGTGCAGCTCTCAAGACTTTTCCATTCGGGACTGGATTGTCCGCGAGCGCCACCGCACCAGCAATCCGGAGGTCAGCGTGGACCTCTCTGAACAGCAGGGGGGGCTGTGTGGCGCAAACTCCCAGAGCCTCGGAGCCTCGGCCGCTTCCGACCTCCCACATCGCTCAGCCGATGTGTTGAACGGAGACGTCCCCCAGAGTAAAGACCTGAGCCTGTCGGCCACCGCTCACCCTCATAAACTCACTAATTCCCAGGTGGTGCATTCGCGCTTCTACCAGTACCTGTGA